Proteins co-encoded in one Desulfoplanes formicivorans genomic window:
- the gyrB gene encoding DNA topoisomerase (ATP-hydrolyzing) subunit B yields the protein MNTPETTDYNAGSITILEGLSAVRKRPAMYIGSTDTHGLHHLVYEVIDNSIDETMAGYCNRIKVRVHLDNSVTISDNGRGIPVDIHPKEKIPAVQVVMTVLHAGGKFDNDSYKVSGGLHGVGVSVVNALSETLEVTIHRNGQKYRQQYKKGVPVSELTVVGTTDRTGTTIKFRPDEEIFEDLNFQYEVLAKRFQELAYLNKGVAIEFTDEKTQTSQTFHDEGGIVSFVRDTNETKGFHPIIYGKGEVDNVFVEFAMQYSTGYKENMFTFANNIRTKEGGTHLQGFRSALTRAVNTYIQNTDLPKKFKEKLSGDDVREGLTTVINVRIPDPQFEGQTKTKLGNSEVVGYVAGIVYEQLSTFFAEHPKETKQILEKVVDASRARQAARRAREMVRRKGALGDHSLPGKLADCQSRKPEESEVFIVEGDSAGGSAKQGRDSKFQAILPLRGKILNVEKTRFDKMLQNKEIKALITAMGAGIGEDAINLDKLRYHKIIIMTDADVDGAHIRTLLLTFFFRQYQELINQGHIYIAQPPLYRVSKGKFEQYITYEEEMDRFLIDRISSQETVKTEQETLLTGDELKELLTTITRIRDNLADIDNIGIDTTLSRHLFSFDTKLSPDSFHNGEVAKLQEYMASWGYTLDISREILDSEEDEEPRIFLHFTDANEHIVRIGAEFFNSKLYKTTYGLYQSVRAKSPGCSFTILDADNEKGIPVKSPFELLSLIMEKAKKGLHIQRYKGLGEMNPEQLWETTMNPETRNLLRVTIADAAEADELFVKLMGDKVEPRRDFIVKNALSVTDLDI from the coding sequence ATGAACACACCCGAAACGACTGACTACAACGCAGGCAGCATCACTATTCTGGAAGGACTGTCCGCCGTCCGCAAACGTCCTGCCATGTATATCGGCAGCACGGATACCCATGGACTGCACCATCTGGTCTACGAGGTCATCGACAATTCCATTGACGAGACCATGGCTGGATATTGCAACCGCATCAAGGTTCGCGTCCATCTGGATAACAGCGTGACCATCTCCGATAACGGGCGGGGTATCCCCGTGGATATTCACCCCAAAGAAAAGATTCCAGCGGTCCAGGTGGTCATGACCGTGCTCCATGCCGGCGGCAAGTTCGACAACGACAGCTACAAGGTTTCCGGCGGGCTTCACGGGGTGGGTGTTTCCGTGGTCAACGCCCTTTCCGAAACCCTGGAGGTGACCATCCACCGCAACGGTCAGAAATACCGACAGCAGTACAAAAAGGGCGTCCCTGTTTCCGAACTCACCGTTGTGGGCACCACCGACAGGACAGGAACAACCATCAAGTTCCGGCCTGACGAAGAAATTTTCGAAGACCTGAACTTTCAGTACGAGGTCCTGGCCAAACGTTTTCAGGAGCTGGCCTATCTGAACAAAGGTGTGGCCATTGAATTCACGGATGAAAAAACCCAGACCAGCCAGACATTCCATGACGAGGGGGGCATTGTCTCCTTTGTGCGGGACACCAATGAAACCAAGGGATTTCATCCCATTATCTACGGGAAGGGTGAAGTGGACAACGTGTTCGTGGAATTCGCCATGCAGTATTCCACCGGTTACAAGGAAAACATGTTCACCTTTGCCAACAACATCAGGACCAAGGAAGGCGGGACCCATTTGCAGGGGTTTCGTTCAGCCCTGACCAGGGCGGTAAACACCTATATCCAGAACACCGACCTGCCCAAGAAATTCAAGGAAAAACTCTCGGGTGATGATGTACGCGAAGGACTGACCACGGTCATCAACGTGCGTATTCCCGATCCGCAATTTGAAGGGCAGACCAAAACCAAACTCGGCAACAGCGAAGTGGTCGGGTATGTGGCCGGCATCGTGTACGAGCAGCTTTCCACCTTTTTTGCCGAACATCCCAAGGAAACCAAACAGATTCTGGAAAAAGTCGTGGATGCCTCCAGGGCAAGGCAGGCCGCCCGCAGGGCAAGAGAAATGGTGCGGCGCAAGGGGGCCCTCGGGGATCACTCCCTGCCGGGCAAACTGGCAGATTGTCAGAGTCGCAAACCCGAGGAAAGCGAGGTGTTCATTGTCGAGGGCGATTCTGCAGGCGGTTCGGCCAAGCAGGGCAGGGATTCCAAATTCCAGGCCATTCTCCCCTTGCGCGGTAAGATCTTAAATGTGGAAAAGACCCGATTCGACAAAATGCTCCAAAACAAGGAAATCAAGGCCCTGATCACAGCCATGGGAGCAGGCATCGGGGAAGACGCCATCAACCTGGACAAGCTGCGCTATCACAAAATCATCATCATGACCGATGCCGATGTTGATGGAGCCCATATCAGGACCCTGCTTCTGACCTTTTTCTTCAGACAGTATCAGGAGCTCATCAACCAAGGGCATATTTACATTGCCCAGCCCCCCCTGTACCGTGTCAGCAAGGGAAAATTCGAACAGTACATCACCTATGAGGAAGAAATGGACCGGTTTCTCATTGACCGGATCAGTTCCCAGGAAACCGTGAAAACCGAACAGGAAACATTGCTCACTGGTGACGAGCTCAAGGAATTGTTGACGACCATCACCAGAATCCGCGACAATCTTGCGGATATTGACAACATAGGCATCGACACAACCCTGTCCCGCCACCTGTTTTCCTTTGACACCAAACTCTCGCCCGACAGTTTTCATAACGGCGAGGTGGCAAAACTTCAGGAGTACATGGCCTCGTGGGGATATACCCTGGACATTTCACGGGAGATCCTGGACAGCGAAGAGGATGAAGAACCCAGAATATTCCTCCATTTTACCGACGCCAACGAGCATATCGTGCGTATCGGTGCCGAGTTCTTCAATTCAAAACTCTACAAGACCACCTATGGACTGTACCAGTCGGTGCGGGCAAAAAGTCCGGGATGTTCGTTTACCATTCTTGATGCCGACAATGAAAAGGGCATACCGGTCAAGAGTCCTTTTGAGCTGTTGTCCCTGATCATGGAAAAAGCGAAAAAAGGGCTGCATATCCAGCGGTACAAAGGTCTTGGTGAAATGAATCCCGAACAGCTCTGGGAAACAACCATGAACCCGGAAACACGGAATCTTCTTCGGGTAACCATTGCCGATGCGGCCGAAGCTGACGAGCTTTTTGTCAAACTCATGGGTGACAAGGTCGAACCCCGACGGGACTTCATCGTCAAAAACGCCCTCTCGGTCACGGATCTGGACATATAA
- the dnaN gene encoding DNA polymerase III subunit beta — protein MKCQVLKEDIVEGVQLAANIIPAKTGTAYLRTIWLETRENTLTIMATDSNIEFTGTYPAQTLEAGRVGIHGKKFSDLIRKLPPGELTFEADPDGPTILIHQGKKKYKLPLNNPSWFQEFQAMPEEIGGTWSGELLQRVIDKIAFCINDEEDTGAMNCIKFTPLVEGVVEVCGMNGHQFGMIRFTTPDIHVSLGTEGVLIAKKDLNEIAKWLRPEDIAVSLGAKRMFLRSAKGHELMSVPRRTHEFPDYRNFIDSYESLFQSTLEVDKYELTDALERISLFNTQSSKSTYLHFNPTELGLSCHGQEFGEGSEIIAAQFQGNLDMIAIPTRILLEILSHFTSTKITFRLAGPLDPCKITGQDDPDYFVITMPVEITEDTYYTEEEDA, from the coding sequence ATGAAATGCCAGGTTCTCAAGGAAGATATTGTCGAAGGCGTCCAGCTGGCCGCCAACATCATTCCTGCCAAAACCGGAACCGCCTATTTGCGGACCATCTGGCTGGAAACCCGGGAAAACACCCTCACCATCATGGCCACTGATTCGAACATCGAATTCACCGGCACCTATCCGGCCCAGACCCTGGAAGCCGGTCGGGTTGGTATCCATGGCAAAAAATTCAGTGATCTCATCCGCAAGCTTCCTCCCGGGGAACTGACTTTTGAAGCCGATCCTGACGGCCCGACCATCCTGATCCATCAAGGTAAGAAAAAATACAAACTTCCCCTGAATAATCCGTCCTGGTTCCAGGAATTCCAGGCCATGCCCGAAGAAATCGGAGGCACCTGGTCGGGCGAACTCCTGCAACGAGTCATCGACAAAATTGCCTTTTGCATCAACGACGAAGAGGATACCGGGGCCATGAACTGTATCAAATTCACGCCCCTTGTCGAAGGCGTTGTGGAGGTGTGCGGCATGAACGGGCATCAATTCGGCATGATCCGGTTCACAACTCCCGACATCCATGTATCTTTGGGTACAGAAGGAGTCCTCATCGCCAAAAAGGATTTAAATGAGATAGCCAAATGGCTCCGACCCGAGGACATTGCCGTGAGCCTGGGGGCAAAACGGATGTTTTTGCGCTCGGCCAAGGGCCATGAACTCATGAGCGTGCCCCGCAGAACGCATGAATTTCCCGACTACCGCAATTTCATCGATAGTTACGAAAGTTTGTTTCAAAGTACCCTGGAAGTTGACAAATACGAGCTCACCGACGCCCTGGAGCGCATCAGTCTGTTCAATACCCAATCGAGTAAATCCACCTATCTCCACTTCAATCCAACAGAGCTGGGCCTGTCATGTCATGGGCAAGAATTTGGCGAAGGATCGGAAATCATTGCCGCCCAATTCCAGGGCAATCTGGACATGATAGCCATACCCACCCGAATCCTTCTGGAAATCCTGTCTCATTTCACGTCAACCAAAATCACTTTCCGGCTGGCTGGCCCTCTTGATCCGTGCAAAATCACCGGTCAAGACGATCCCGATTATTTCGTGATCACCATGCCCGTGGAAATCACCGAGGATACCTATTACACGGAAGAAGAGGACGCCTAG
- a CDS encoding helix-turn-helix domain-containing protein — protein sequence MVKEIRRILKQKFEEEELKRWFDPLDISLNDSQVDVSFPHTFFMNMFIKTYKHHFEDAVSKCFDNKGNIRYCVSNRNNKNKNQFIQQKITTDNTKNNTSSDVDFTSFIVNHKNYFPFASAQEIVSKKETVYNPFVLYGKSGSGKTHLCKAILNALQKRSPAKTLFWGTLSQLHKQVSAPFGMQKILDAEALIIDDFQELESVINFQYDFLSIFNAFHDANKQIILATSKRIQEMSLLEPGLKSRLGWGLMVTLKRPDLDVRLQFIRQTCEQRHIDLSAEQMLTLAQHFSDFRSLQGCLLKILAFQNLISPQMAQEDFINILKGLDAQANTELTHEMIIAVVADHLGVPSSKMLSSTRKHDIVLARQAAMYLCRKLLNYSFPHIGSIFGGKDHSTVIYACRKMESLRAAKPEMRHQLDTLSKKCRETQQNRAGHPDQNHLFQTT from the coding sequence ATGGTAAAGGAAATACGTCGAATCCTGAAGCAGAAATTCGAAGAGGAAGAACTCAAACGCTGGTTTGATCCTCTTGATATTTCTTTAAACGACTCACAAGTGGACGTGAGCTTTCCTCACACATTTTTTATGAACATGTTCATCAAAACATACAAGCACCATTTCGAGGATGCAGTTTCAAAATGTTTTGATAACAAAGGAAATATAAGATATTGCGTTTCAAATCGTAATAACAAAAATAAAAATCAATTCATACAACAAAAAATAACAACCGATAATACAAAAAACAATACAAGCAGTGATGTAGATTTTACATCATTCATAGTGAATCATAAAAATTATTTTCCTTTTGCGTCTGCCCAAGAGATTGTATCAAAAAAGGAAACCGTCTATAATCCCTTTGTGCTTTACGGAAAAAGCGGTTCCGGAAAAACCCACCTCTGCAAAGCCATACTCAATGCGTTGCAGAAAAGGAGTCCAGCAAAGACGCTTTTTTGGGGTACCCTTTCCCAGCTTCACAAACAGGTCAGCGCCCCCTTTGGCATGCAGAAAATACTCGATGCCGAGGCCCTGATTATTGATGATTTCCAAGAATTGGAGTCGGTTATCAATTTTCAATACGATTTTTTATCCATATTCAACGCCTTTCACGATGCCAACAAGCAGATCATTCTGGCCACCAGCAAGCGCATCCAGGAAATGAGCCTTTTGGAACCCGGCCTCAAATCCCGTCTGGGATGGGGGTTGATGGTGACCCTCAAGCGTCCGGATCTTGATGTCCGCTTGCAGTTCATCCGTCAAACCTGTGAACAGCGTCACATTGATCTCAGTGCCGAACAAATGCTCACCCTGGCCCAGCATTTTTCGGACTTTCGCAGCTTGCAAGGGTGTCTGCTGAAGATTCTGGCCTTCCAGAATCTCATTTCGCCCCAGATGGCGCAAGAAGATTTCATCAATATTCTCAAAGGACTTGATGCTCAGGCCAATACGGAACTCACCCATGAAATGATCATCGCGGTGGTTGCCGACCATCTGGGAGTACCCAGCTCGAAAATGCTGTCCTCCACCCGCAAACACGACATTGTCCTTGCGAGGCAGGCAGCCATGTACCTGTGCCGGAAACTGCTCAACTACTCCTTTCCCCATATCGGGAGTATCTTTGGCGGCAAGGATCACAGCACGGTCATTTATGCCTGCCGAAAAATGGAATCACTGCGGGCGGCAAAGCCCGAAATGCGACACCAGCTCGATACATTGAGCAAAAAATGCCGGGAAACCCAGCAAAACCGTGCTGGTCATCCCGACCAGAATCATCTTTTCCAGACCACATGA
- a CDS encoding homocysteine biosynthesis protein — protein MGKEFIVTKTITEINKKIKAGKAVVLDAQEMTKLVRTEGKVKAAKKVDVVATGTFSPMCSSGLLFNIGQRPPTIKTSRVWLNGVPCFAGLAAVDSYLGATEPSEDDPLNKVYPGTFKYGGAHVIEDLVRGKSVHLKAEAYGTDCYPRTRLERDITLNDLRDAVLLNPRNGYQNYNCAVNSTDKVKYTYMGPLKSHFGNANFATAGALSPLFNDPYFKTIGLGTRIFLGGGVGYVLGPGTQHVPDPQRNERGIPLTGAGTLMVKGDLKQMKPEFLRGVSIVGYGVSMAIGLGIPIPILNEDMAWYTGVGDENIHMPIVDYGYDYPRANGNILKHATFAELKSGFVDINGKRVPTVPVTSHTKSLEVARMLKQWIQEGSFLLTEPQEPIPAW, from the coding sequence ATGGGAAAAGAATTCATAGTTACCAAGACCATCACGGAAATCAATAAAAAGATCAAAGCCGGCAAAGCCGTGGTCCTTGATGCGCAGGAAATGACAAAACTAGTTCGGACCGAAGGCAAGGTCAAGGCTGCAAAAAAGGTTGATGTTGTGGCTACCGGCACCTTTTCTCCCATGTGCTCCTCGGGGCTGCTGTTCAATATTGGTCAACGTCCGCCGACCATCAAGACTTCAAGGGTTTGGCTCAACGGGGTTCCCTGTTTTGCCGGGCTGGCTGCCGTGGATTCCTATCTTGGCGCAACCGAACCCAGTGAAGACGATCCGCTGAACAAGGTGTATCCGGGAACGTTCAAGTATGGCGGGGCCCATGTCATCGAGGACCTAGTCAGGGGCAAGTCCGTGCATCTCAAGGCAGAGGCCTATGGCACGGATTGTTATCCCCGAACACGCCTTGAACGGGATATCACCTTGAACGATCTGCGGGATGCGGTTTTGCTCAATCCGCGCAATGGCTATCAGAACTACAATTGTGCGGTGAACAGCACGGACAAGGTCAAGTACACCTACATGGGACCCCTCAAGTCTCATTTTGGAAACGCCAATTTTGCCACGGCCGGTGCCTTGAGTCCCTTGTTCAATGATCCCTATTTCAAAACCATTGGTCTTGGAACCAGGATCTTTCTGGGAGGCGGTGTCGGGTATGTGCTGGGCCCGGGAACCCAGCATGTCCCTGATCCCCAGCGCAACGAACGGGGCATTCCCCTGACCGGTGCGGGGACCCTCATGGTCAAGGGGGATCTCAAGCAGATGAAGCCGGAGTTTTTGCGCGGGGTCAGCATTGTGGGCTATGGGGTTTCCATGGCCATTGGCCTGGGCATTCCCATTCCCATCCTCAATGAGGACATGGCGTGGTACACGGGAGTCGGGGACGAGAATATCCACATGCCCATTGTCGACTACGGCTATGACTATCCCCGGGCCAACGGCAATATCCTGAAGCACGCCACCTTTGCCGAGCTCAAGAGCGGCTTTGTGGATATCAACGGCAAGCGCGTACCGACCGTTCCCGTGACCAGCCATACCAAATCACTGGAAGTCGCCCGCATGCTCAAGCAATGGATCCAGGAAGGGTCCTTTCTCTTGACCGAACCCCAGGAGCCCATTCCTGCGTGGTAG
- a CDS encoding carboxymuconolactone decarboxylase family protein, protein MAADRSTDIAQTFRDINRTRRDIYKKYQDFSRELKKSSSLDDKVQHLILLSNAIISQCDMCIALHVQGAATSGATKDEIIDAAWLAVAMGGSPKMMYLRYVYDEIAAIFDEDE, encoded by the coding sequence ATGGCTGCAGATCGCTCAACAGACATTGCCCAGACGTTTCGCGATATCAACCGGACCAGAAGGGACATTTACAAAAAGTATCAGGATTTTTCCAGGGAGCTCAAAAAAAGTTCCTCCCTGGATGACAAGGTGCAGCATCTGATCTTACTGTCCAACGCCATCATTTCCCAATGTGACATGTGTATCGCCCTGCACGTTCAGGGGGCAGCCACCAGTGGCGCAACCAAGGATGAAATCATTGATGCCGCCTGGCTGGCCGTGGCCATGGGAGGAAGCCCCAAAATGATGTATCTGCGATATGTATACGACGAAATCGCAGCCATTTTTGACGAGGACGAGTAG
- a CDS encoding NAD(P)-dependent oxidoreductase produces MNKERIGWIGTGVMGEPMCAHLMEAGYPMRVYNRTREKAATLIARGAVWCDSPAELACECDMVFSIVGFPEDVAGVILGENGVLSTLPQGGIIVDMTTSRPSLAKAIYDEAAQRNIAALDAPVSGGDLGARQGTLAIMVGGDQAAFDRVLPLLHIMGKTIALMGGPGCGQHTKMTNQILIAGTMIGVVESLLYAQKAGMNMDEVIDIIGSGAASSWSINNLGRRIAKQDFEPGFFIKHFIKDMGIALDECQAMNINLPGLSLVHDFYKTAADQGMEHKGTQALFKVLEAMQNR; encoded by the coding sequence ATGAATAAGGAAAGAATCGGCTGGATCGGAACCGGGGTCATGGGCGAACCCATGTGCGCCCACCTGATGGAAGCCGGATACCCCATGCGGGTGTACAACCGAACCCGGGAAAAAGCCGCCACCCTGATCGCCCGTGGAGCTGTCTGGTGTGATTCCCCGGCAGAGCTGGCCTGTGAATGCGATATGGTTTTCTCCATTGTCGGCTTTCCCGAGGATGTAGCCGGCGTGATTCTGGGAGAAAACGGGGTATTGTCCACCCTGCCCCAGGGAGGGATCATCGTGGACATGACCACATCACGACCATCATTGGCCAAGGCCATTTATGACGAGGCAGCCCAACGGAACATCGCGGCCCTGGATGCCCCAGTTTCCGGTGGCGACCTGGGCGCGCGCCAGGGAACCCTGGCCATCATGGTGGGGGGAGATCAGGCCGCCTTTGACCGGGTCCTGCCCTTGTTGCACATCATGGGTAAGACCATTGCCCTCATGGGCGGTCCCGGATGTGGCCAGCACACCAAGATGACCAACCAGATCCTCATTGCCGGAACCATGATCGGCGTGGTAGAATCCTTGCTGTACGCCCAAAAAGCCGGTATGAACATGGACGAGGTCATCGACATCATCGGAAGCGGCGCCGCCTCCTCATGGTCCATCAACAACCTGGGACGCAGAATCGCCAAACAGGATTTTGAGCCCGGTTTTTTCATCAAGCATTTTATAAAGGATATGGGCATTGCCCTGGATGAATGCCAGGCCATGAACATCAATCTGCCCGGCCTTTCCCTGGTCCATGACTTCTACAAGACCGCAGCCGACCAGGGCATGGAGCACAAGGGCACCCAGGCTTTGTTCAAGGTCCTTGAGGCCATGCAGAACCGATAA
- a CDS encoding HD domain-containing protein produces the protein MDNERFTRQIDFLLELDKLKDVRRQSRIRPSLRRENSAEHSWHIALMALVLGQDYGEDVDLFRVVTMLLLHDIVEIDAGDTYAYDPEGYKDKEAREQAAAERIFGLLPHDQTQALRNLWEEFEQGQTREARFAHSMDRLMPLLHNYYSQGTTWKTHGTLKSQVQKRMAKIREASPELWQFAEDIIDKAVRQGFLAEG, from the coding sequence ATGGACAACGAACGATTCACCCGACAAATCGATTTCCTTCTGGAATTGGACAAGCTCAAGGATGTCAGACGGCAGTCGCGGATCAGGCCCAGCCTGCGGCGGGAAAATTCGGCCGAGCACAGCTGGCATATTGCCCTGATGGCCCTGGTGCTGGGACAGGATTACGGGGAGGATGTGGATCTTTTCCGCGTGGTGACCATGCTTCTTCTCCACGATATCGTGGAGATCGACGCGGGCGACACCTATGCCTACGATCCGGAGGGATACAAGGACAAGGAAGCGCGGGAACAAGCAGCGGCCGAACGGATTTTCGGCCTGCTTCCCCACGATCAGACCCAGGCGTTACGCAACCTGTGGGAAGAATTCGAACAGGGCCAGACCCGTGAAGCCAGATTCGCCCATTCCATGGACCGGCTCATGCCCCTGCTGCACAATTATTATTCCCAAGGAACAACCTGGAAGACCCATGGAACCCTGAAAAGCCAGGTCCAGAAGCGCATGGCCAAGATCAGGGAAGCCTCACCGGAACTCTGGCAATTTGCCGAGGATATTATTGACAAGGCGGTACGCCAGGGATTTTTGGCCGAGGGCTGA
- a CDS encoding CoB--CoM heterodisulfide reductase iron-sulfur subunit A family protein — protein sequence MVKVGVYVCHCGTNIAGVVDVEAVRAFAETLPGVALARRSLFMCSDTGQEMIKQDIRDGLVDRVVVAACTPRTHEPIFRAACEAAGLNKYLFEMANIRDQDSWVHGQDHAGATEKAKKIVSSAVAKATHLKPLEDKFVDVEPTALVIGGGVGGIFSALELGGMGYKTYLVEKQPSIGGVMAQLDKTFPTNDCSACILTPVMVDAGNHPNIELLTYSEVESVDGYIGNFTVKVRRKQTYIDWNKCTGCGACAEACPAKVPDEFNCGLNERGAAYIHFPQAVPKKAVIDMEHCINCAGRKIGTEPKISKKTGKPMLAPCEKACPADAINRSLPLNPEGELIELKIGTIVVATGYKVMGKESFKEYAPQSPNVITALQLERIISATGPTGGKLLRPSDQVKPKTLTFVSCVGSRDERYHTYCSRVCCMYMIKQARLLKEKYPDLNINMHFIDVRCAGKDYDEYYVGARKMGINIFKGKVGGVEMLPDDKLRVLAYDMESGTPMEYESDLVVLATAIESNEDARKVAQVTGLQFCGAHFFRELHPKLGPVETSVEGLFVAGCCQGPKDIPDTVSQAKGAAAAAAVPLAQGKVKIEPIISEVHPEKCSGCGICVPLCPYDAITLKPYGDRPRAQIDITQCHGCGVCTAACPSGAIVLHGYTEDQIFSQIAALTA from the coding sequence ATGGTCAAAGTTGGGGTGTATGTGTGCCACTGTGGCACGAACATCGCCGGAGTGGTTGATGTGGAGGCGGTTCGCGCCTTTGCTGAAACCCTCCCTGGGGTGGCCCTTGCCCGGCGTAGCCTGTTCATGTGTTCGGATACGGGCCAGGAAATGATCAAGCAGGACATCAGGGACGGATTGGTGGACAGGGTGGTTGTGGCCGCGTGTACGCCAAGGACCCATGAACCCATTTTCAGGGCTGCCTGTGAAGCCGCAGGCCTGAACAAGTATCTGTTCGAAATGGCCAATATCAGGGATCAGGATTCCTGGGTCCATGGGCAGGATCATGCAGGGGCCACGGAAAAGGCCAAGAAGATCGTATCCAGTGCCGTGGCCAAAGCCACGCACCTCAAACCCCTGGAAGACAAGTTCGTGGATGTGGAGCCTACGGCTCTGGTCATCGGTGGAGGAGTGGGCGGTATATTCTCTGCCCTGGAATTGGGCGGTATGGGGTATAAAACCTATCTCGTGGAAAAACAGCCCTCCATCGGCGGGGTCATGGCCCAGCTGGACAAAACCTTTCCCACCAATGACTGCTCCGCTTGCATCCTTACGCCGGTCATGGTGGATGCCGGCAACCATCCCAACATTGAACTGCTGACCTATTCCGAAGTGGAGTCGGTAGACGGGTATATCGGTAACTTTACGGTCAAGGTTCGCAGGAAGCAGACCTACATCGACTGGAACAAGTGCACGGGCTGCGGTGCCTGTGCCGAAGCCTGCCCGGCCAAGGTCCCCGATGAGTTCAACTGTGGGCTGAATGAGAGGGGTGCTGCCTATATTCATTTTCCCCAGGCCGTTCCCAAGAAAGCGGTCATTGACATGGAGCATTGCATCAACTGCGCGGGCCGTAAGATCGGCACCGAGCCCAAGATCAGCAAAAAAACCGGCAAGCCCATGCTCGCTCCGTGTGAAAAGGCCTGTCCGGCCGATGCCATTAATCGTTCTCTTCCATTGAATCCCGAGGGTGAACTCATTGAGTTGAAAATCGGAACCATTGTGGTGGCCACGGGATACAAGGTCATGGGAAAGGAGTCGTTCAAGGAATACGCGCCCCAGTCCCCCAATGTGATTACCGCCCTGCAGCTGGAACGGATCATTTCGGCCACGGGACCCACCGGAGGCAAGCTGCTGCGTCCTTCAGACCAGGTCAAGCCCAAGACCTTGACCTTTGTCTCCTGCGTGGGATCCCGGGATGAGCGGTATCATACCTACTGTTCCCGGGTCTGCTGCATGTATATGATCAAGCAGGCCAGACTTCTCAAGGAAAAGTATCCCGATCTGAATATCAATATGCATTTCATTGACGTGCGTTGCGCAGGCAAGGATTACGACGAGTACTATGTGGGCGCTCGCAAGATGGGGATCAACATTTTTAAGGGCAAGGTCGGAGGGGTGGAAATGCTGCCCGACGACAAGCTCAGAGTCCTGGCCTACGACATGGAAAGCGGTACTCCCATGGAATACGAGTCGGACCTGGTCGTTCTGGCTACGGCTATTGAAAGTAATGAAGACGCCAGAAAGGTGGCACAGGTGACAGGGTTGCAGTTCTGCGGGGCCCATTTTTTCCGTGAGCTTCATCCCAAGCTTGGTCCGGTGGAGACATCGGTGGAAGGCCTTTTTGTGGCCGGTTGCTGTCAGGGACCCAAGGATATTCCGGATACGGTTTCCCAGGCCAAGGGGGCGGCAGCCGCTGCTGCGGTTCCGCTGGCTCAGGGCAAGGTGAAGATCGAACCCATCATTTCCGAGGTCCATCCCGAAAAATGCAGCGGTTGCGGCATCTGCGTTCCCCTGTGTCCCTATGATGCCATAACCCTCAAGCCCTATGGGGATCGACCCAGGGCTCAGATCGATATCACCCAGTGTCACGGTTGCGGCGTGTGCACGGCGGCCTGCCCGTCGGGCGCCATTGTCCTGCACGGCTATACCGAGGATCAGATATTCTCGCAGATCGCGGCACTCACCGCCTAG
- a CDS encoding 4Fe-4S dicluster domain-containing protein, with translation MPAIKIDQDKIKEAVQTIVDLGGDGIRNCVQCGACSAVCPGVKAGFPVLCRLLIRKILNGQLEETIEEVSTWGCQSCNRCTEVCPQGVRPQEVVFAYRRYQAGELAMSASAFGPQMSLYETGHAVTTDATAANREKVGLNPVPPTALQNKAAQKEIQTLLDESPMADLGIF, from the coding sequence ATGCCTGCCATCAAGATAGATCAAGACAAAATCAAAGAAGCCGTCCAGACCATCGTGGATCTGGGAGGAGACGGTATCAGGAATTGTGTCCAGTGCGGGGCCTGTTCCGCTGTCTGTCCCGGGGTCAAGGCCGGTTTTCCTGTTCTCTGCCGGTTGCTCATCCGCAAAATTCTCAACGGACAGCTTGAAGAGACCATTGAAGAGGTCTCCACTTGGGGCTGTCAGTCCTGCAACCGGTGCACCGAAGTCTGTCCCCAGGGGGTGCGTCCCCAGGAAGTGGTTTTTGCCTACCGCAGATACCAGGCTGGCGAGCTGGCCATGTCCGCATCGGCCTTTGGACCGCAGATGAGTTTGTACGAAACCGGCCATGCCGTGACCACCGATGCCACGGCAGCCAACCGGGAAAAGGTGGGTCTTAACCCGGTGCCGCCCACGGCGCTGCAAAACAAGGCGGCCCAGAAAGAAATCCAGACATTGCTGGATGAAAGCCCCATGGCCGACCTGGGCATCTTTTAA